The sequence TTTTGTTCATTCAATGGGGGTAATATTCCAGTAATTGGATTCCATTCTGTGATAGATAATCCAGCTTTTGAAAGTCTGGTAAACCCGCCAATTCCCACTGTAAAGATTACCATGATGGAGCAGAGAAAAAGCCAAATAGATATGTATTTTGATTGCTTTTGTTTCATAGATTATATTAAAATTAATACCTTAAATATATGATGATATAATAAATAAATTTTAATAAAGAGTTTTATTTTATAAAGTTAAATTATATTAATTATCATATTAGGTGATTGGAAGTCCATAAAGTAAACTAGAGATAGATGGGGTAAAATAAAAAAAGTAAGTGAAAGTGCCCCCCCCCTTTATAAGGGAGTGTTATTGGGAATAATGACATCCAATTTGAGTTGATTTTGTTATCAAATGAAGATGTGGTAAAATAGCAACTTATTAAATATTTATAGATTAAGTTTATATAAAAATATAGAAAGATTGGAGTTCTATTAAAACTTTTATTTTAAGTTAAATTAACTTGATTTTAATGTTGTTAATTCCAAAGTTTTAATAAATATAGTTCATTTATGGAATCTTTTATCTAAGTTATGCGAAAGTGAAGATATAATTTTGCTGTTATATTTATAACTTTTATGTTTCTGCACTATTTTTTTTATAGCATCAGCTGCTATATTTGCAGTATCAGCTTGTAAGGCTACAATAGCTTTTTTAACTTGATCAGTAACATTTTTCAAATGAAAATGATTACTGTTGTCTAGTGTTTGAGCAAGCTGCTGCTTACTATGTTCAACGATGTCATTTGCCTTATCGATAGCTTCACTTACTATTTTATTAACCTCTATGTCTAATTTTTTATATTTTTCAGAAAATTTTATGTAATATTTTAATACATCCATTCTGAATTTTTCAACCTCTTCATTCATAGTTTTATTTTTATTACATTTATTGTCGAGAGCAACTTTTATTATTTTATTTAATAACTTAAATGAGAAGATGAAGCACATAAAGAAGGCAGCACTGACAATCAAGGATGCAGACATAAAATTCCCTCCTAAATTTTTTTAGATATCAAATCAGAAACAAATTCTCTCTTAATTTCACAATTGGTTAATTTATTATAGTAAATTAAAGCAATATCAGTAGACATTTGTTCTAGTTCATTGGCAAATTTGGATTTAAATTTTTTTATTTCATTTTTAATAAGTTTATCTGTTTCTTTATCTTTTTTTTTTAATATGTTTTTCACATCTATTTCCATTTCTTTTATTTGAACGAGCGCATTATTTATAATATCTTTTGTTTGAGTTCTAGTTTCATTTAGGACTTTATTATATCTGACAGTTTGATCTTCTATAATCTTTAAAAGGTAAACTGCGCTGTTAAAAGTGAAAAGCATCTTCTTGCTTCTAATACTTATTATTTCATCTAACTTTGGCATAAAAAGATAACTTATTACAAAGTAAAGCAATGAGAAGAAGATTAATAACCAAAAAACTTGGGAAAAAAAAGTCGAAATATCAAGTTGTGGCATATTTTAAACAACAAACTAGACAACAAATATTAATAACAACGCTAGTAGAAATGCAAACAATCCCATTGCCTCTACCAAAGCTGCTCCAGTATAAACATATTTTTTCATTTTATCATCTGATTCTGGATTTCTTGCAAGTCCATTTAACATAGTAGAGAATATATTAGCTACACCAAGACCTGCTCCTAGCATCCCAAGCACACTTAAGCCAATTGCTATAAATTTTAAAGCTGCTAAGTCCATATATTTACCTTATCTTTACGTTCCTATAAAAAATATATAGTAATTTGTAAACACAAAGTCAATCATTTTACTGCATCCGATAAGTATACACATGTTAGAGAAGTAAATATGTAAGCCTGTAGGATTGCAATAAATATTTCAAATCCTATTAGAGTGATTATAAATAGAAACGGTATAGGCGTTAAAACTATATGTATATTCATAATAAATCCAGCTATCACTTTAATGATTGTGTGACCAGCGATCATATTTGCTGTAAGTCTTATCGATAAACTTATAGGTCTTGCTAGATAGGCAAATAACTTAATAAGAATCATCATAGGTGCAAGCCATAATGGAGTGTGCTCTGGTAATAATATTGTACACAAAAATTTCGTTCCCTTTTCTTTAAATCCAATAATTGTTATATAAACAAAGACTATTATTGATAGAGTAAAAGTAACTATTATATGACTTGTAACTGAAAAACTATAAGGGAAAATTCCTATTAAGTTACATGATAAAATAAAAACAAATATTGTAAATATTAAGGAAATGTGTTTTAAGCCTTTGCTTCCAACATTATTTTCTATTATTGAAATAATAAAGTCATATAAGTATTCAACTGCAGCCTGTAAATACTCTTCCAGTATTACTGATTTTTTCTTTATTCCAAATAATAAAAAAAACACAGATGATAATATTGAAATCATCATAAAAAGAGATGAGTTAGTGAAATTTATATTGTATCCTAGTAGTTTTGGTAGTTCTATCAATGTATATATTTTGAATTGTTCTAATGGATTTAATATCATATTGGTATATCTTAACTAAGAATTCAGAATTTAATAGTAATCAAAGTTTTATATAAAATAAAGCTGATAATTATGATAATATAGATTTTGATACAAGATTTCTTTTTGAACATAATTATTTCATTTGTTTAAAGGTTAAGTTTATATGATGTTATAAGATAAATTCTTGTTTTATTGAAAATTTCGTGTTAAATTATTACTTAATTTTGAGAGAATTTATTTTAATAAATAATTCCTAATAGATAAATAGAAGTATTTTGAATATAAAAGATGCGGAAACTTTGTTGTTATTATTTTGTATGGTTTCTACGTTAGAATAAGGATTTGTTTCGATCATTTTTTATTGTTTGTGGTTACTTAAACAATATAGTATAGTGAGCAATAAATATGCACAAATTTTCATAATTTTTTGCATGAGATAGATTTTCATACATACTAACGTATGTACTAAGTTTAGTAGTAGTGGGGGAGTAAATTAGTATCAATAAAATGTGTAAATTTATGAGCGATTATTTGAAATATGAAGTATCTAAGTCTGGACTAAACCTCTATTTAACTTTCATGATTTGTTATGGTTTATTATTGTTTTTAATTA comes from Wolbachia endosymbiont of Menacanthus eurysternus and encodes:
- a CDS encoding F0F1 ATP synthase subunit C; translation: MDLAALKFIAIGLSVLGMLGAGLGVANIFSTMLNGLARNPESDDKMKKYVYTGAALVEAMGLFAFLLALLLIFVV
- a CDS encoding F0F1 ATP synthase subunit A, whose amino-acid sequence is MILNPLEQFKIYTLIELPKLLGYNINFTNSSLFMMISILSSVFFLLFGIKKKSVILEEYLQAAVEYLYDFIISIIENNVGSKGLKHISLIFTIFVFILSCNLIGIFPYSFSVTSHIIVTFTLSIIVFVYITIIGFKEKGTKFLCTILLPEHTPLWLAPMMILIKLFAYLARPISLSIRLTANMIAGHTIIKVIAGFIMNIHIVLTPIPFLFIITLIGFEIFIAILQAYIFTSLTCVYLSDAVK